The proteins below come from a single Streptomyces sp. SCSIO 75703 genomic window:
- a CDS encoding flavin reductase family protein yields the protein MSNDEFRAAMSRLSSGVVLVTAQEPPLDPDDPRAPLGEDAGMTATAFMSVSLEPPLVLVSLRSGSRMDDLLTEQPLWAVSVLSESQRHIAGRFAMRGRISDRLLFEDIPYSRGEASGAPLVGGALATLECSTEQRVDAGDHTLVIGRVLTARVPSAEGGPLMYFRGRYRHLG from the coding sequence GTGAGCAACGACGAGTTCCGTGCCGCCATGTCCCGGCTCTCCTCCGGCGTGGTCCTCGTGACCGCCCAGGAGCCGCCGCTGGACCCCGACGACCCCCGGGCGCCGCTCGGCGAGGACGCCGGGATGACGGCCACGGCGTTCATGTCGGTGTCCCTGGAACCGCCGCTGGTCCTGGTGAGCCTGCGCTCGGGCTCCCGCATGGACGACCTGCTCACCGAGCAGCCGCTGTGGGCGGTCTCCGTGCTCTCCGAGAGCCAGCGGCACATCGCCGGCCGCTTCGCCATGCGGGGCCGGATCAGCGACCGGCTGCTCTTCGAGGACATCCCCTACAGCCGGGGCGAGGCGTCCGGGGCACCGCTGGTGGGCGGGGCGCTGGCGACCCTGGAGTGCAGCACCGAGCAGCGCGTCGACGCCGGCGACCACACCCTCGTCATCGGCCGGGTGCTGACCGCGCGGGTGCCCAGCGCGGAGGGCGGCCCGCTGATGTACTTCCGGGGCCGTTACCGGCACCTGGGCTGA
- a CDS encoding TerD family protein, producing the protein MAVSLSKGGNVSLTKEAPGLSEVTVGLGWDVRTTTGTDFDLDASAIAVNAEGKVYSDAHFVFFNNKQTPDNTIVHTGDNRTGEGAGDDESINVNLSALPADIDKIVFPVSIYDAEARSQNFGQVRNAYIRVVNQAGGSEIARYDLSEDAATETAMVFGELYRNGAEWKFRAVGQGYASGLVGIAQDFGVNV; encoded by the coding sequence ATGGCTGTAAGCCTGTCCAAGGGTGGCAACGTCTCGCTCACCAAGGAGGCTCCGGGCCTGTCCGAGGTCACCGTCGGCCTCGGCTGGGACGTCCGCACCACCACCGGCACCGACTTCGACCTCGACGCCTCCGCCATCGCGGTCAACGCGGAGGGCAAGGTCTACTCCGACGCCCACTTCGTCTTCTTCAACAACAAGCAGACGCCGGACAACACCATCGTCCACACCGGTGACAACCGCACCGGCGAGGGCGCCGGCGACGACGAGTCGATCAACGTCAACCTGTCCGCCCTGCCGGCCGACATCGACAAGATCGTCTTCCCGGTCTCCATCTACGACGCCGAGGCCCGTTCGCAGAACTTCGGCCAGGTGCGCAACGCCTACATCCGCGTCGTCAACCAGGCCGGCGGCAGCGAGATCGCCCGCTACGACCTGTCGGAGGACGCCGCGACCGAGACCGCGATGGTCTTCGGCGAGCTGTACCGCAACGGCGCCGAGTGGAAGTTCCGCGCGGTCGGCCAGGGGTACGCCTCGGGTCTGGTCGGCATCGCCCAGGACTTCGGCGTCAACGTCTGA
- the arfB gene encoding alternative ribosome rescue aminoacyl-tRNA hydrolase ArfB: MSGPYVVRGSVSLPEAELVWRFSRSSGPGGQHVNTTDTQVELRFDLARTEALPEVWKARALERLAGRLTDGVVTVRSAAHRSQWRNREAAALRLAALLAEATAPPPRPRRPTRVPRGINERRLREKKQRSQTKRGRSPKGWE, from the coding sequence ATGTCCGGTCCCTACGTCGTCCGCGGTTCCGTCTCGTTGCCCGAGGCCGAGCTGGTCTGGCGTTTCTCGCGTTCCTCGGGGCCCGGCGGTCAGCACGTCAACACCACGGACACGCAGGTGGAGCTGCGCTTCGACCTGGCTCGCACCGAGGCCCTGCCCGAGGTGTGGAAGGCGCGGGCGCTGGAGCGGCTGGCGGGGCGGCTGACCGACGGGGTCGTCACCGTGCGCTCCGCCGCGCACCGTTCGCAGTGGCGCAACCGGGAGGCCGCCGCCCTGCGCCTGGCCGCGCTGTTGGCGGAGGCCACGGCGCCGCCGCCCCGGCCGCGCCGGCCCACCCGCGTCCCGCGCGGTATCAACGAACGCCGGCTGCGCGAGAAGAAGCAGCGGTCGCAGACCAAGCGCGGCCGTTCCCCGAAGGGCTGGGAGTGA